Proteins from one Desulfonema limicola genomic window:
- the rsfS gene encoding ribosome silencing factor gives MTYNDPSLDFYVKAIYGKKAYDVVAIDVQGLTSVADIFIVCSGSSNRQVSAIAEHIQKELKNYKIKPLSIEGIKEGHWVLLDYGHIIIHVFYDTVRSFYNIESLWADAPRIKTPAMIEHEQSLPDNEKLEKELEKEESEQGESDDTN, from the coding sequence ATGACGTATAATGATCCGTCCCTTGATTTTTATGTAAAAGCAATTTACGGGAAAAAGGCTTATGATGTTGTAGCCATAGATGTGCAGGGACTTACATCAGTAGCTGATATTTTTATTGTTTGCAGCGGAAGCTCTAACCGGCAGGTATCTGCTATTGCAGAACATATTCAAAAAGAACTTAAAAATTATAAAATAAAGCCCTTAAGTATTGAAGGTATTAAGGAAGGCCATTGGGTATTACTGGATTACGGGCATATTATAATCCATGTTTTTTATGATACAGTTAGAAGTTTTTATAATATCGAAAGCCTTTGGGCAGATGCACCCAGAATTAAGACCCCTGCCATGATAGAGCATGAACAATCCCTGCCTGATAATGAAAAACTGGAAAAAGAACTGGAAAAAGAAGAATCAGAACAAGGAGAGTCTGATGACACAAACTAA
- a CDS encoding glutamate-5-semialdehyde dehydrogenase → MTIESTIIEMAKAAKTASVKMARCSCQKKNEVLLNLAEKIEANAAFIQKENEKDLIRGKEMGLSDAMIDRLTVKDSTIKSMAEGLREVAQLEDPVGAVTKTWTRPNGLQVSRMRIPLGVIGIIYESRPNVTIDAAGLCFKAGNAVILRGGSEALYSNQALADIISKALIETGLPEKAVQVVPVRDREAVNILLAQEEFIDLIIPRGGEGLIRFVVENSKIPVLKHYKGVCHLYVDKSADIDMAKDICINSKAQRPGVCNALETLLVNREIAETFLKAMELPFAKAGIEIRGCTETCKILLNAKQAEEADWYAEYLDLILAVKIVDNMEQAIDHMTLYGSAHTEAIVTSDYNRARRFVREMDSSVVLVNASTRFNDGGQLGLGAEIGISTSKLHAFGPMGIEELTTTKFVVFGNGQVRE, encoded by the coding sequence ATGACAATTGAATCAACCATCATTGAAATGGCAAAAGCAGCAAAAACAGCTTCTGTTAAAATGGCAAGATGTTCCTGCCAGAAAAAAAATGAAGTACTCTTAAATCTTGCTGAAAAGATTGAAGCCAATGCTGCCTTTATCCAAAAAGAAAATGAAAAAGATTTAATTAGAGGAAAGGAAATGGGGCTTTCTGATGCCATGATTGACAGGCTGACTGTAAAAGATTCAACCATAAAATCAATGGCTGAAGGACTCAGGGAGGTTGCACAACTGGAAGACCCTGTTGGTGCTGTCACCAAAACCTGGACAAGACCAAACGGGCTTCAGGTATCACGCATGAGAATTCCTCTGGGTGTTATTGGAATTATTTACGAATCAAGACCCAATGTTACAATTGATGCTGCAGGTCTTTGTTTTAAAGCAGGAAATGCAGTTATACTGCGAGGTGGTTCTGAAGCTCTTTATTCAAACCAGGCTCTTGCAGATATTATCAGCAAAGCCCTCATTGAAACAGGCCTGCCTGAAAAAGCTGTCCAGGTAGTTCCAGTAAGAGACAGGGAGGCTGTAAATATCCTGCTGGCTCAAGAAGAATTTATAGATTTGATTATACCCCGGGGAGGTGAAGGCTTAATACGTTTTGTTGTTGAAAATTCAAAAATTCCTGTATTAAAGCATTATAAAGGGGTATGTCATTTATATGTGGATAAAAGTGCAGATATTGATATGGCAAAAGATATCTGTATAAACTCAAAAGCTCAAAGACCTGGTGTGTGCAATGCTCTGGAAACACTTCTTGTAAACCGGGAAATTGCAGAAACCTTTCTTAAAGCAATGGAACTGCCTTTTGCCAAAGCAGGTATTGAAATCAGGGGATGTACTGAAACATGCAAAATCCTTTTAAATGCAAAACAGGCAGAAGAAGCCGACTGGTATGCAGAATACCTTGATTTGATTCTTGCAGTTAAAATAGTTGACAACATGGAACAGGCCATTGACCACATGACTCTGTACGGTTCTGCTCATACAGAAGCTATTGTTACTTCAGATTATAACAGGGCAAGACGTTTTGTAAGGGAAATGGATTCTTCTGTAGTCCTGGTCAATGCTTCTACAAGGTTTAATGATGGAGGCCAGCTCGGCCTGGGAGCTGAGATTGGAATAAGCACATCCAAACTCCATGCATTCGGGCCCATGGGTATTGAAGAATTGACAACAACCAAGTTTGTGGTTTTTGGCAATGGACAGGTAAGAGAATAG
- a CDS encoding lysozyme inhibitor LprI family protein: MKKIFLSRILFYITIFLLMTELPASADQAAWVLKADADKAVQMIDPGIEIRTFCQPCGETSWTSVIVNQVELKNSSGQYFQVFINGQGVDLAYCYINKDGKWKNIAIILGLDVSGVSEFIIDEGTPGSSIHKTAIMWDDELNRVYGLLRSKLKPEAQKALKNSQLAWIKYRDLEFENIDNIYSNFQGTMYSPMRIDHRNQLIKQRVTELQSYLDLFDNY, from the coding sequence ATGAAAAAAATATTTCTTTCCCGGATTCTTTTTTATATTACGATTTTCCTGCTTATGACAGAATTACCTGCAAGCGCAGACCAGGCTGCATGGGTTTTAAAAGCTGATGCAGACAAAGCAGTACAAATGATTGACCCTGGAATTGAAATAAGGACATTTTGTCAGCCATGCGGTGAAACTTCATGGACTTCTGTGATTGTAAACCAGGTTGAACTCAAAAATAGTTCGGGACAATACTTCCAGGTTTTTATCAACGGTCAGGGAGTTGATCTGGCTTATTGCTATATAAATAAAGACGGAAAATGGAAAAACATTGCAATTATTCTGGGACTTGATGTTTCAGGGGTTTCTGAATTTATCATTGATGAAGGAACTCCAGGATCATCTATTCACAAAACTGCCATAATGTGGGATGATGAACTCAACCGTGTATATGGATTATTAAGAAGTAAATTAAAACCTGAAGCTCAAAAAGCTTTAAAAAACTCTCAGCTGGCATGGATTAAATACCGCGATCTTGAATTTGAAAATATTGACAATATATATTCAAATTTTCAGGGTACAATGTACAGCCCCATGAGAATTGACCATCGTAATCAGCTTATAAAACAAAGGGTGACTGAACTTCAATCTTATCTTGACTTATTTGATAATTATTAA
- a CDS encoding propionyl-CoA synthetase, producing MTNLYDEAYEKSINDPESFWGEAAENCFWYKKWDKVLDDSNKPFYRWFVGGETNTCYNALDFHIENGRGDQVALIYDSPVTDTIKKYTYTELRDEVAKFAGVLAAQGVTKGDRVLIYMPMIAEAAISMLACARIGAVHSVVFGGFAAKELATRINDAKPKVIVSASCGIEVKRVIKYKPLMDEAINISTSKPAKCIIFQRPMETASMIEGRDVDWVDAMADAAPADCVPVAATDPLYILYTSGTTGEPKGVVRDNGGHMVALKWTMKNIYDVDAGDVYWAASDVGWVVGHSYIVYGPLFRGCTTILFEGKPVGTPDAGVFWRVISQHGVRSLFTAPTAFRAIKRDDPKGELIKKYDLSNFKYLFLAGERSDPDTIQWSERNLKVPVIDHWWQTETGWAICANCMGLHFFPVKYGSPTKAAPGWNVQVVDPDCNQVKAGEIGALVVKLPLPPGSLPTLWQNDKRYVESYLEEFPGYYKTADAGYIDTENYVYVMSRTDDIINVAGHRLSTGAMEEVLSDHPDVAECAVLGVADDLKGQIPVGFLVLNAGVDRDHSEIVKEVVGMVRDRIGPVAAFKTATVVKRLPKTRSGKILRGTIQKIADNQEYKVPATIDDPAILGEMEEALNSIGLAGSRK from the coding sequence ATGACCAATCTGTACGATGAAGCCTATGAAAAATCCATTAATGATCCTGAGTCATTCTGGGGCGAAGCTGCTGAAAATTGTTTTTGGTATAAAAAATGGGACAAGGTTCTGGATGATTCTAATAAACCATTTTACCGCTGGTTTGTAGGCGGGGAAACCAATACATGCTACAATGCCCTTGATTTTCACATTGAAAATGGAAGGGGCGATCAGGTAGCACTTATCTATGACAGTCCTGTTACAGATACTATTAAAAAATATACCTATACTGAATTAAGGGATGAGGTTGCCAAATTTGCAGGGGTTCTTGCTGCCCAGGGAGTAACTAAGGGCGACAGGGTTCTGATTTATATGCCCATGATTGCAGAAGCTGCTATTTCAATGCTGGCATGTGCCCGTATTGGTGCGGTTCATTCAGTGGTATTCGGCGGTTTTGCAGCAAAGGAACTTGCTACCCGTATTAATGATGCCAAACCCAAGGTTATTGTGTCTGCATCATGCGGTATAGAGGTAAAAAGGGTTATTAAATATAAACCCCTGATGGATGAGGCTATTAATATTTCAACCTCAAAACCTGCAAAATGTATTATTTTCCAAAGACCAATGGAAACTGCATCCATGATTGAAGGACGGGATGTGGACTGGGTGGATGCTATGGCAGATGCAGCACCTGCTGACTGTGTTCCTGTAGCTGCAACAGATCCCCTTTATATCCTTTATACTTCAGGTACCACAGGTGAACCTAAAGGTGTTGTCAGGGATAATGGCGGTCATATGGTTGCCCTGAAATGGACCATGAAAAATATCTATGATGTTGATGCCGGCGATGTTTACTGGGCTGCTTCAGACGTAGGCTGGGTTGTGGGACATTCCTATATTGTTTACGGCCCTCTTTTCAGGGGATGCACAACAATCCTGTTTGAAGGAAAACCAGTCGGCACACCTGATGCCGGTGTATTCTGGCGTGTAATTTCACAGCATGGTGTAAGATCCCTGTTTACAGCACCAACTGCTTTCCGTGCTATTAAACGTGATGATCCCAAAGGGGAACTGATTAAAAAATACGACCTTTCAAATTTCAAATATCTCTTCCTGGCAGGGGAACGCTCAGATCCTGATACTATTCAATGGTCTGAAAGAAATCTCAAGGTTCCGGTAATTGACCACTGGTGGCAGACTGAAACAGGCTGGGCAATCTGTGCCAATTGTATGGGGCTTCATTTCTTCCCTGTCAAATACGGTTCACCTACCAAAGCTGCTCCAGGCTGGAATGTTCAGGTAGTTGATCCTGACTGTAATCAGGTTAAAGCTGGTGAAATCGGTGCTTTGGTTGTTAAACTTCCCCTGCCTCCAGGAAGTCTGCCCACCCTTTGGCAGAATGATAAACGCTATGTTGAATCTTATCTTGAGGAATTTCCAGGGTATTATAAAACGGCTGATGCAGGATATATTGACACAGAAAACTATGTATATGTAATGTCGCGTACTGATGATATTATCAATGTAGCAGGCCACCGCCTTTCCACAGGAGCTATGGAAGAGGTACTTTCAGATCATCCTGATGTAGCAGAATGTGCTGTACTTGGTGTTGCAGATGACCTTAAAGGCCAGATTCCAGTAGGTTTTCTTGTACTTAATGCAGGTGTTGACCGTGACCACAGCGAGATTGTCAAGGAAGTTGTAGGAATGGTAAGAGACCGTATCGGGCCTGTTGCAGCATTTAAAACAGCTACTGTTGTTAAACGTCTGCCCAAAACCAGATCAGGTAAAATCCTGAGGGGCACAATTCAAAAGATTGCAGATAACCAGGAATATAAGGTTCCGGCCACTATTGATGATCCTGCAATTCTGGGCGAAATGGAAGAAGCTCTCAATTCCATAGGTCTTGCAGGTTCAAGAAAATAA